The Leucothrix mucor DSM 2157 DNA window CATCGCTTATTGCCATTGGACGCTAGCTGGCAGCAAAACTTAAGGCAGGAAACGTGGCCGAATAACAACTTGCCAGAAACTTTGGGCAATGGCCCTGCGACCTTGAGTGCTTTAATTCGTGAATATTTGTTTGTGTCCTTATATCAATCTTGTGCAGAGTCTTTGGCAAGTGAGAATGCAAGTCGCTTAGTGGCGATGCAACGGGCTGAAAAGAATATCGATGAAATGCTCGATGAGCTAAGGCATGCCTATCATCATCAGCGTCAGGAGGCGATTGATTCTGAATTGTTTGATGTGGTTTCAAGCCTAATTGAATAAATGTATGCCATTGACAAATGTGCTATAATTGGTCATTATTGCGCCACATTAAGAAATATTAATCTATCAAGTCTAGGTAACTCATGGGGCATCGTTTAAAGGACGAGTTGTATAGACTTGTCCAGCAGGACTCGACCATCTTCGATTTTATTCAATCAACGTCTATGGACGGCCTCTGGTATTGGGATGTCGACAAGCCGGAAGAAGAGTGGATGAATGAACGCTTTTGGGAGGTTTTAGGGTATCCAGCCTCAGAAAAAAAGCATTTGGTCTCTGAGTGGCAGGCGTTATTAATTGACCCGGAGGGGGATTTTAATAAAGCTTACGAAGCGCTTGAGAAGCACTTTCAAGACCCGGATGTTCCTTTTGATCAGATCTTAAAATATCGCCATGCAAATGGCTCCACAGTGTGGATTCGAGTGCGTGGTGTGGCGATTCGGGATGATACGGGTAAGCCCATTCGCTTATTAGGGACGCATACTGACATTACTTCAGGGGTAAGGCTTAACGAGCATGAGTCTTTACTCAATACTGCGATGAAGGCCTTGCCGGTCGGTTTAATTATTGCGGATGTAAATGGTACCTTCCTCGAAGTAAATGATACTTTGGCTGATTTGTTAGGCTATGCCGTTGATGAAATGCGGGGTATGTCGGTATTTGATATCGCGCCAGACTGCGAGCTAGAGCGAACTAGGAAAATATTTTCCGAGGTGCCAGTTGATGATTTTGAAGTCATCGGGCTTGAAAAGCAGTATAAGTGTAAAGATGGCAGTGTAATCTGGTGCACTCTAAATAGCCGTTCGGTGAAAGACGAAGCCTCAAAATCTCTTTTCATTGTAAGTAGTTTGATGAATATTCAGCATGAAAAGACTCTAAGGCTTAAGATCAAACAACAGAATCAGGAATTGACGGCTGCCAATCAAGAGCTTGATCAATTTGCTTATATCGCCTCGCATGATCTCAAATCCCCGCTCAGTGGAATTCGTAAATTAGCCAATTGGATTTCGGATGACTGTCAGGATATATTGCCAAAAGACTCTCAGCGCCATTTGGAGATGCTGGGTGGCCGTATTGATCGAATGGAGCAACTACTGGATGACTTGTTGGCGTACTCCAGAATTGGTCGCAAGAACTATGCTTTAGAATCTGTTAGTCTAAAACCTCTGGTTACGAGTATTTTTCAGATGCAAAATGCTGCGGAGGGCTTTAAATGCTCTGTCGATGATGTGCGCTGTAAAGTTTGGCGCATACCTTTTGAGACAGTGCTGCGCAATTTGATTAGTAATAGTATTAAACACAACAAAACTAAAGCGGGCAGCATTGCTGTTCATCTTGAGAAGTCCGATGAAGAGTATATTTTAACCGTTGAGGATGACGGTCCGGGAATCGCGCCGGAGTATCATGAAAAGGCCTTACAAATGTTTCAGACTTTGCAATCAAGAGATATTGTAGAAGGAAGCGGGCTAGGTCTGGCATTAGTTAAGAAGACGGTAGAGTCCTTCCAAGGCAGCCTAGCTATCGAGTCTGATGGCATCAAAGGCATGAAAGTAATCGCCAGATGGCCAAGGCCTTAAGTCTGTAGCGTTCAAAATAGTGTTACAGAATAAAAAAGGAATCACACTATGCAAGAAGTGACGTTGTTGTTGGTCGAAGATGATGACTTGGATGCTGAAATTTTCATTCGTTCAAAGCGTTTTCAGAAACTAAATAATCCCCTTATTCGTGCCCATGACGGAAGAGAAGCGTTAGATTTATTGTTGAATGATGAAGTGCCTTCGCCTTATGTGATTTTGCTGGATTTAAATTTACCACGTTTAAATGGTATTGAGTTTTTGGTGAGTTTGCGCCAACACAAAAAATATAACCCTTCAGTCGTATTTGTACTGACAAGCTCTGGTGCTGACGAAGATATTAAGCGGGCCTTCGAGCATCAGGTGGCAGGATATATCGTTAAGCATGAGAAGTCAGATAGCGTAGATACTTTCGTGGGTTTTTTGGGAGAGTATTTAAACGGTTCTAAGCTTCCAGCAATAGAGATGTGGAGTTAGACCGGGATGAATGTATTACTAGTAGATGATGATGCGATTGATCGGGAGCATGTACGGCGAGAGCTGGCTAAATCCGATTCGCAAATGGTTGTCTACGAAGCCCAAAGTGCAGAAGCTGGCATAGAGCTGTTTGAGGCGCATAGCTTCGACATTATTCTGCTGGATTATTTCATGCCCAGACGGGATGGCATGGAGCTGCTGATTGAATTCAGAAGCAGTGCTAAAAGCTCGACGGCGGCGATTATTATCATGAGCCACTCTGAAAATGAGCAGTTGGCGATTGAGTGCATTCGCAATGGCGCTCAGGACTTCATGATAAAGCCGGAGATTACCGGCACACGTTTACACCGCGCGATTGTATATGCCCAAATCCGCTTTGAGCTTGAGCGCAAATTACTGACTGCTGATGAAGAAAAGAAATATCTGCAAAGTCGGGATGTACTAACAGGCTTGGCGAACCGCTATTCCTTTGATCAAACTCTAAGTAATTATCTGGAAGCTGATGTCGGTGCTGACTGGCGGCGCGGTGTGGCGCTAATCGATCTGGATAACTTCCGGTTGGTCAATGACTCCTTTGGACATACTGTGGGTGATGAGCTGCTTAAGCGAGTGGCAGGCATTATTCAACGCTGTGTGCCTGCGAATGCTTTTTTGTCTCGCTTAGGTGGCGATGAGTTTGCCTACCTATTTAAATACCAGAATAATATTGAGGAAGTCATTGCGGTTGTAAATAGCATTCTTAAAGCGTTAGAGAAGCCTGTTAAGCTGAGTCATGAAATGCAGCTACCGGTGAGTGCTAGCATTGGTATTGCAATTGATGGCATGGCTAATATGCACTCCGATGAGTTGTTAAGGCATGCTGAAATTGCGATGTATCGCTCTAAGAAACTGGGTCGTAACCGCTATTGCTTCTATCAGGAAGAGATGCAAACCCAAGCCGTGCGACGCATTAATATTGAAGCTGGATTACGTAAAGCGATTCGTGAAAACGAGTTCTTTTTAAATTATCAGCCGGTTTATGGTGACTCAGGCCGCTCTTTATGGGGCTTTGAGGCGTTAATTCGCTGGAAGTATGAAGGTGAGTTTGTGTCTCCGGATGAGTTTATTCTGGTGGCCGAAGAAACGCGCTTAATTATGCAGATTGGCGAATGGGTCATTCATCAGGCGCTTAGTACGATTGCGTATTGGAATGAGAAGTTAGGTCAGCAATTAAGAATTGCGATTAACTTGTCACCGGTGCAGCTTGAAAATGAGATGTTGGATCAGTTTGTTGCAGAAGCATTGGCGCAGCACGGTGTTGACCCGACGTTAGTAGAGTTTGAAATTACTGAAACCGCGTTATTAGAGCACTCTGTTGCAAACGTTGGAGTGATTGAGCGCTTGTCTGAGTTGGGTTGTCAGATTTCACTGGATGACTTTGGAACCGGCTATTCATCGATTATCAGCTTGCAGAAGATGCCGATTAGCGTGGTTAAAATTGATCGCTCTATTATTCCGGTTGATGCCAACGATGAGAATAATAAGCGACTGACAACCGCGCTAGTGGTGATGATTCATTACTTGGGGTTGGAGTCTGTTGCAGAGGGCGTTGAGACGGCTGAGCAGCATGCCTTTTGTGAGTCTTTATCCGTTGACCGGATACAAGGCTATTACCGCTCCAAGCCTCTGTTGCTAGACGATGAGGTCATGGAGCGGCTATTACAGTGTCAATCGACGCCGTATGTGTCTCGATAGTCCTGAATACGCTGTAGTAAGGTTGCGTCATCCGCAGTCTCTTCAATGTGCTGAATCACATCCTGCAAAGCGATAATGTGCAGCACGCTGATTCCATAGGCTTCTTCAACTTCTTGTACCGCTGATTTTTCTCCGGTGCCACGCTCCTGACGATCCAGAGAGATTGCAATACCGGCCAGTGTTGCGCCGTTAGCCGTTACCAAGTTAGCTGCTTCGCGGCAGGCCGTTCCGGCACTGATCACATCATCAACGATTAACACTCTGCCTTCCAGTGGCGCACCGACAATGGTTCCACCTTCGCCATGGTCTTTGGCTTCTTTGCGGTTGTAAGCGTAAGGGTAATCGCGGCCATGCTTTTCATAGAGAGTGGCGGCGACTGCAGAGACTAATGGAATGCCTTTGTAAGCAGGGCCAAACAGCATGTCGAATTCCACGCCTGAGTCGACAATGGCTTGAGCGTAGTAGTCGCCGAGGCGAGCCAGTGCTGAGCCGGTACGAAATAAACCGAAATTGAAAAAATAGGGGCTGAGTCGACCTGACTTAAGGGTGAATTCCCCAAAGCTCAATACGTTATTGTCGATGGCAAAGTTTAGGAATTCATTCTGATAGTCTTTCATGCGCATGGGTCCTTGTGGGCAAAGGGAGGCCGGATTATAACCAGCTCAGCCAACACAATAAAGCGTGATAAACAGTAAGTCATTTGCTAGGGGATTGATTTACAATGGTGCTATTGTATTGAGTGTTCATTACAAGTGATCGTTACTTAACCTGCAGGAATTAATCAAGAATGGCAACCAGCAAGAAATACAGTGTTCAAATTGTACAGGAAGAGAATTTTTGGACGGCTGATATTGTACGTAGAGTGAGTGCTCGCTCTAATATCGTTTCAAAAAGCCAGAGTGGTTTTGCATCAGAAGCAGAAGCTCAAGCTTGGGCAGATACTGAGCTTCAGGGCTTTATGACCAACCAAAGTGAGCGTAACAAGCGCCGCGCTAAAAAACGCGAAAGCTAACGTTAGGCGAGCTGCATAGCCTCTGAAGAGGGCGGCTCATGCATTTCGGTGGTTTGCTGTTGCATCCATTCATAGAATGACACCAGCGGCGGATAGCTTGAGCGGTGCTTTGGCCAGACCAAGTAATAACTTTCTTCAGATTGTGTGGAGTGTGGCCAAGCCGGTACTAAGCTGCCGCGCTCCAGTTCTTCCTGAATCAAAAACTCGGGCAGTAGCCCAATGCCAATACCTGACTTCGCCAGCTGCGTAATGGTCGAAAACTGATCCAGTAGCATGCTGGTGTGATTGCCATTAAAGCGGACGCTGTGCAGATTAAACCAGCGCGCCCAAGCCTCGGAACGACTGCTTAAGTGAAGCAGTGGAACCTGTAGCAAATCGGCTGGGGTTTCAAATTGCTGTGCTCGTTGCATGGTTGGTGAGCACACGGGAATCACATGTTCATCCATTAGAAATTTACAATGTGCACCAGGCCAGCGTTCCTTTCCGAAATGGATTGCTGCATCCAGCTTTTCTTGTTTGAAGTCGAATGGCTCCAGTTGGGTGACTAAATTCACGTGTATATCAGGATTATTCGCCAAAAAGCCCGGTAGCCTTGGGGCCAGCCAGCGCGAACCAAACATGGGTAGAATGCCTAAATTTAAGGTTCCACCACTGGGGTTTGAGTGAATGTTGCGCGAGGCAGTCGCGATTAACTCCAATGCTTCACGGACGTGGTGAGCATATTCTGCACCCGCATCGGTAAGCTGAATTTGCTGTCGTTCCCGCGTAAATAAACACACTTCCAGCTGTTCTTCCAGTGCTTTAATCTGTCGACTAATCGCACTTTGCGTCAGGTTTAACTCCTGAGCAGCCATCGTAAAGCTGCCACTACGAGCGGCGGCCTCGAAGGCTTGCAACAGGCTAATTGACGGAAGAAATCGGCGGGATAAATTCATTGGGTTATTTCCAGATGTCGACATCTTGGCCGCTTTCGCGGAGCGTGTCGGCACGTTGACTAAGGTATTTCTGAAAGCTGGGCTGTGTTTGATAAGCGCCGCTCAGTACATAGTCCAACGTGGACTGCGTGTGGAGCGTCTTGAATAAGGCTTCCATGCGGATGACTTCTTTCCCCTCGGGATCAAATAAGACAATAGACGGTGCGTAATTAATGTTTAGCGCATTCGCCCAGTCTTTGGCAGTCGTTGCCTTACCAGAGGGCGTAATCAGCGGAGTATTGGACCACATATCCAATTGTATCGCTTTAAATTTACTTATAATTTTTTGAGTCTGGTCGTCTTGTATGACGGTTTGATGAAGTGTATCACAGGCAGGGCAGTCCTTTTGTTCAAAAAATACGGCCAGCGGGCGTTTGGCACCGGTTGTTTGTGAGGACAGGTCGTAGGGCGCTGATTCGAAAAAGCCCTCTGAGTTGAGGCTACTTTTTGCAGCGTTCACGGGGTTGGCAGCAACGTATTCGCTATAGCTTTGGGAGGCTTCCTGTTTTCCTGTTACATAGTTAAGCGCCCGCTTAAATTCCGGTGGTGGCAGGTAGCCATTCAGGCGCAATACGATCTGCCCTTGCTCATTAAAAAATAGCATGGTTGGGGTATATTGGACTTTTAAGCCAGCGGCAAAGTCTCGCTCGGCATACGTTTCCCCTGCGACGCTGACCAATTCCCGCGAGCCCCACATATTCAGCGCCACGACATCTAATTTGTTTTGCATCTGCTGGCTAATATCTTGCTGCGCTAAATTGCGCTCGATCAGCAAATTACAGTAAGGGCAGCCATCTTGATAAAACAGGATAGCTAGCCGTTTACCCTCTGCGCTGGCTTCTGCGATGTCATCTTTAAACTCCAGAAAGCTTTCCTTAAACCAGCGGGGATATTCAGTATCTGTCGCGCCTAGGAAGCTACCAACACTAATGACAAACTGCTCGCTGGCAGCACCGGACTCCAAGTAGGCATTAAAGGCATCTTGTTTGCCGGGCGTGTGAATGCGTAGCGCAATCGGGCCATAGAGCTTGTCCCATTGCCAGCTTAGGGTTTTGGGGGGATCACTTAAGGTGGTAGTAAAGCGCACGATAGACTGCCGCGCTTTACTGGTATCGGTGTTATCAGGGATTTCGCTGCCGACCCAGCTCAGGGGCACAGCTTGATCATTCAACAGTAGCTTTACTTCCTTTAGGAAGGCTTCGGTAAATTGTTTGAATTCGGTTTCTAAGTCTGAGGCGGGAAGTTTGCGCAAGGCAGCATAGCGAGCGGCTTTGGCAAACTCCGCCGGGTTATGCTCCGGCCCAACGCCCGAGATGAGTGCTTCCAGGTTGGCGGTTAACTCAAGTGTCAGCGTGTTGTCTTCGTGGATTTCAAGAATGGCAATGGCCGGATTGGATTCGTGAGCCAGTGCTGCCTGCGAGCCAAAGAGCAGCAGACATGCCCATATAAGATGCAAGCAATGT harbors:
- a CDS encoding DUF3622 domain-containing protein, translated to MATSKKYSVQIVQEENFWTADIVRRVSARSNIVSKSQSGFASEAEAQAWADTELQGFMTNQSERNKRRAKKRES
- a CDS encoding LysR family transcriptional regulator, translating into MNLSRRFLPSISLLQAFEAAARSGSFTMAAQELNLTQSAISRQIKALEEQLEVCLFTRERQQIQLTDAGAEYAHHVREALELIATASRNIHSNPSGGTLNLGILPMFGSRWLAPRLPGFLANNPDIHVNLVTQLEPFDFKQEKLDAAIHFGKERWPGAHCKFLMDEHVIPVCSPTMQRAQQFETPADLLQVPLLHLSSRSEAWARWFNLHSVRFNGNHTSMLLDQFSTITQLAKSGIGIGLLPEFLIQEELERGSLVPAWPHSTQSEESYYLVWPKHRSSYPPLVSFYEWMQQQTTEMHEPPSSEAMQLA
- a CDS encoding thioredoxin family protein: MRPHSYILQHCLHLIWACLLLFGSQAALAHESNPAIAILEIHEDNTLTLELTANLEALISGVGPEHNPAEFAKAARYAALRKLPASDLETEFKQFTEAFLKEVKLLLNDQAVPLSWVGSEIPDNTDTSKARQSIVRFTTTLSDPPKTLSWQWDKLYGPIALRIHTPGKQDAFNAYLESGAASEQFVISVGSFLGATDTEYPRWFKESFLEFKDDIAEASAEGKRLAILFYQDGCPYCNLLIERNLAQQDISQQMQNKLDVVALNMWGSRELVSVAGETYAERDFAAGLKVQYTPTMLFFNEQGQIVLRLNGYLPPPEFKRALNYVTGKQEASQSYSEYVAANPVNAAKSSLNSEGFFESAPYDLSSQTTGAKRPLAVFFEQKDCPACDTLHQTVIQDDQTQKIISKFKAIQLDMWSNTPLITPSGKATTAKDWANALNINYAPSIVLFDPEGKEVIRMEALFKTLHTQSTLDYVLSGAYQTQPSFQKYLSQRADTLRESGQDVDIWK
- the pyrE gene encoding orotate phosphoribosyltransferase, translating into MKDYQNEFLNFAIDNNVLSFGEFTLKSGRLSPYFFNFGLFRTGSALARLGDYYAQAIVDSGVEFDMLFGPAYKGIPLVSAVAATLYEKHGRDYPYAYNRKEAKDHGEGGTIVGAPLEGRVLIVDDVISAGTACREAANLVTANGATLAGIAISLDRQERGTGEKSAVQEVEEAYGISVLHIIALQDVIQHIEETADDATLLQRIQDYRDTYGVD
- a CDS encoding putative bifunctional diguanylate cyclase/phosphodiesterase produces the protein MNVLLVDDDAIDREHVRRELAKSDSQMVVYEAQSAEAGIELFEAHSFDIILLDYFMPRRDGMELLIEFRSSAKSSTAAIIIMSHSENEQLAIECIRNGAQDFMIKPEITGTRLHRAIVYAQIRFELERKLLTADEEKKYLQSRDVLTGLANRYSFDQTLSNYLEADVGADWRRGVALIDLDNFRLVNDSFGHTVGDELLKRVAGIIQRCVPANAFLSRLGGDEFAYLFKYQNNIEEVIAVVNSILKALEKPVKLSHEMQLPVSASIGIAIDGMANMHSDELLRHAEIAMYRSKKLGRNRYCFYQEEMQTQAVRRINIEAGLRKAIRENEFFLNYQPVYGDSGRSLWGFEALIRWKYEGEFVSPDEFILVAEETRLIMQIGEWVIHQALSTIAYWNEKLGQQLRIAINLSPVQLENEMLDQFVAEALAQHGVDPTLVEFEITETALLEHSVANVGVIERLSELGCQISLDDFGTGYSSIISLQKMPISVVKIDRSIIPVDANDENNKRLTTALVVMIHYLGLESVAEGVETAEQHAFCESLSVDRIQGYYRSKPLLLDDEVMERLLQCQSTPYVSR
- a CDS encoding sensor histidine kinase, which gives rise to MGHRLKDELYRLVQQDSTIFDFIQSTSMDGLWYWDVDKPEEEWMNERFWEVLGYPASEKKHLVSEWQALLIDPEGDFNKAYEALEKHFQDPDVPFDQILKYRHANGSTVWIRVRGVAIRDDTGKPIRLLGTHTDITSGVRLNEHESLLNTAMKALPVGLIIADVNGTFLEVNDTLADLLGYAVDEMRGMSVFDIAPDCELERTRKIFSEVPVDDFEVIGLEKQYKCKDGSVIWCTLNSRSVKDEASKSLFIVSSLMNIQHEKTLRLKIKQQNQELTAANQELDQFAYIASHDLKSPLSGIRKLANWISDDCQDILPKDSQRHLEMLGGRIDRMEQLLDDLLAYSRIGRKNYALESVSLKPLVTSIFQMQNAAEGFKCSVDDVRCKVWRIPFETVLRNLISNSIKHNKTKAGSIAVHLEKSDEEYILTVEDDGPGIAPEYHEKALQMFQTLQSRDIVEGSGLGLALVKKTVESFQGSLAIESDGIKGMKVIARWPRP
- a CDS encoding response regulator, which produces MQEVTLLLVEDDDLDAEIFIRSKRFQKLNNPLIRAHDGREALDLLLNDEVPSPYVILLDLNLPRLNGIEFLVSLRQHKKYNPSVVFVLTSSGADEDIKRAFEHQVAGYIVKHEKSDSVDTFVGFLGEYLNGSKLPAIEMWS